Proteins found in one Streptomyces pactum genomic segment:
- a CDS encoding TetR/AcrR family transcriptional regulator, with translation MSNVKGPDHSRRKERSRQAILAATRALVAEEPYEKITVEAIAARAGVGKQTIYRRWPSKSAVVFAAFLALSEDGEDGRSVALPDTGDIEADLKLVMRATVEEFADPSFDRMIRALTTEIAVDAALAAEYREKLARPLAEAKKARLRSAQAAGQLDPAADLDLVLEVLYAPLFQRWLHRGGPLTTAYADALVDATLRAFGPGRR, from the coding sequence ATGTCCAACGTGAAGGGGCCGGACCACTCCCGGCGCAAGGAGCGGTCCCGGCAGGCCATCCTGGCGGCCACCCGTGCCCTGGTCGCCGAGGAGCCGTACGAGAAGATCACGGTCGAGGCCATCGCCGCGCGGGCCGGCGTCGGCAAGCAGACCATCTACCGGCGGTGGCCCTCCAAGAGCGCGGTCGTCTTCGCCGCCTTCCTGGCCCTGAGCGAGGACGGGGAGGACGGACGGTCGGTCGCACTGCCGGACACGGGCGACATCGAGGCGGACCTCAAGCTCGTCATGCGCGCCACGGTGGAGGAGTTCGCCGACCCGTCCTTCGACAGGATGATCCGGGCCCTGACCACCGAGATCGCCGTCGACGCCGCACTGGCGGCCGAGTACCGCGAGAAGCTGGCCCGGCCGCTTGCCGAAGCGAAGAAGGCGCGTCTGCGCAGTGCCCAGGCGGCCGGCCAGCTCGACCCCGCTGCCGACCTCGATCTGGTCCTCGAAGTGCTCTACGCCCCCCTCTTCCAGCGATGGCTGCACCGCGGCGGACCGTTGACCACGGCCTACGCCGACGCCCTGGTTGACGCGACCCTCAGAGCCTTCGGCCCCGGACGGCGGTGA
- a CDS encoding TetR/AcrR family transcriptional regulator C-terminal domain-containing protein, which produces MAANRSRGQRAGLTRQAVLEAALRLVDREGMKALSMRRLGAELGVEAMTLYHHVPHKSALLDGMIELVVAEAVPTRFGAATWRQDLSAYAHALMTALDAHPHAVPLLLSRPALTPRNLRTMEAVIGMLCEAGFPLSRTLDVLYSLTSFVVGHAAAEAGSVDGAGALAELDADTYPLLVGAARMAGEDAGRARFDFALDALLGGFERELGHG; this is translated from the coding sequence ATGGCGGCCAACAGGTCCCGCGGGCAGCGCGCGGGGCTCACCCGGCAGGCGGTCCTGGAGGCAGCCCTGCGGCTCGTCGACCGGGAGGGGATGAAGGCCCTGTCGATGCGCCGGCTCGGTGCCGAACTGGGAGTGGAGGCGATGACCCTCTACCACCACGTGCCGCACAAGAGCGCCCTGCTGGACGGGATGATCGAACTGGTCGTCGCGGAGGCCGTACCGACCCGGTTCGGCGCGGCCACCTGGCGGCAGGACCTGAGCGCCTACGCCCACGCGCTGATGACCGCGCTCGACGCGCACCCGCACGCCGTACCGCTGCTGCTGTCCCGGCCCGCCCTGACGCCCCGCAACCTGCGGACCATGGAGGCGGTGATCGGGATGCTGTGCGAGGCAGGCTTCCCGCTGTCCAGAACCCTGGACGTCCTGTACTCCCTGACCAGCTTCGTCGTCGGCCACGCCGCCGCCGAGGCGGGCAGCGTCGACGGCGCCGGTGCCCTGGCCGAGCTGGACGCGGACACCTACCCGCTGCTGGTCGGCGCGGCCCGAATGGCGGGCGAGGACGCGGGCCGGGCGCGCTTCGACTTCGCCCTCGACGCGCTGCTGGGGGGCTTCGAGAGGGAACTCGGGCACGGCTGA
- a CDS encoding NmrA family transcriptional regulator, translating into MILVTGANGNLGSATLAALRARGVAATGGSRTPGSGMRRLDFDDHTSLDLTGVATLVLISAGYAEDDRVVGRHAAVLDAAVRDGVRHIVYTSLTTAGDHLGFALAHRATERRVRAAGPSWTILRNGLYAELFGGLLRWTGDGVESPFGDGALAAVAREDLAEATAIVAAHPEGHGGRVYDLVGTPVTADQVAGRLQVPHRTIGLGEYRRRLLEETPGLLPFQPPMLASIATGIRHGFLDGTTPHLTDLLGRPARDPLPVAAAAASATRPEAGGSAARRTAG; encoded by the coding sequence ATGATCCTGGTCACGGGAGCGAACGGGAACCTCGGCTCGGCCACCCTGGCGGCGTTGCGCGCCCGCGGAGTCGCCGCGACAGGCGGTAGCCGCACGCCGGGCAGCGGGATGCGGCGTCTGGACTTCGACGACCACACGAGCCTCGATCTCACCGGGGTGGCGACCCTGGTGCTGATCTCCGCCGGCTACGCCGAGGACGACCGGGTCGTCGGGCGTCACGCGGCGGTCCTGGACGCCGCGGTACGCGACGGCGTCCGCCACATCGTCTACACGAGCCTGACCACCGCCGGCGACCATCTCGGTTTCGCGCTCGCGCACCGCGCCACCGAACGCCGGGTGCGGGCCGCGGGACCGTCCTGGACCATCCTGCGCAACGGCCTGTACGCCGAACTCTTCGGCGGCCTGCTGCGGTGGACCGGGGACGGTGTGGAGTCCCCCTTCGGGGACGGCGCCCTGGCCGCGGTCGCACGCGAGGACCTCGCCGAGGCGACGGCGATCGTCGCGGCGCATCCGGAGGGACACGGCGGGCGCGTGTACGACCTCGTCGGCACGCCGGTCACGGCGGATCAGGTGGCCGGCCGGCTCCAGGTTCCGCACCGCACCATCGGCCTGGGCGAGTACCGCCGCAGGCTCCTGGAGGAGACGCCCGGCCTCCTGCCGTTCCAGCCGCCCATGCTCGCCTCCATCGCCACCGGCATCCGGCACGGCTTCCTGGACGGCACCACCCCCCACCTCACCGACCTGCTCGGTCGCCCGGCGCGTGACCCACTGCCCGTGGCCGCCGCGGCCGCGTCCGCCACGCGACCGGAAGCCGGCGGCAGCGCCGCGCGCCGGACGGCGGGGTGA
- a CDS encoding PP2C family protein-serine/threonine phosphatase, producing the protein MISASRGPSARPRDAGPPIGAAWIEAPCPVLVIDRHGRLVGANEAARLLLPAAAPGDEPHTGVPPWLAEAHLRTGGLPDASAGPPAGEIGHRHFVAHPTPGAADDVVWWLVEETGRRRAEAALSRARQRSEVLAEVSSTLLSTLNAPRCMEVTASLAAEHLADAAVVVAPPQGRSHPLTFARRGGPVTRTTRSVDVAGVPGLAEALQGFPPVPARWINPDDLPSWTVPEGFTGPVGSVIVAPLPGHGVPAGALILLRSGTEQVFTEGEESFARLFAARAGAALSAARLYSEQAAITATLLRDLLPPALSDVHGVEYAGGYRAAQDHDRVGGDFYDVHPGADPGEETLVVLGDVAGKGLDAAVLTGKIRNTLHALLPLAQDHQRVLNLLNGALLSSHHKRFATLVLASVRRHGDRTRIRMTSAGHLPPLIIRTDGTVEEAPTRGTLVGALPTVTAHTVHTELGPGETCLLYTDGITEARGGPLGDDMFGEDRLRQALSECAGMPPEAVVERVRMLVAQWLGTGRHDDIAAVAISARPAGPPAGDGPAGGPPRRSA; encoded by the coding sequence ATGATCTCTGCTTCCCGCGGTCCCTCCGCCCGCCCCCGCGACGCCGGTCCCCCGATCGGCGCGGCGTGGATCGAGGCCCCCTGCCCCGTGCTCGTCATCGACCGGCACGGCCGCCTCGTCGGGGCCAACGAGGCGGCCCGGCTGCTCCTGCCCGCCGCGGCCCCGGGTGACGAACCGCACACCGGGGTGCCCCCGTGGCTCGCGGAGGCCCACCTGCGGACCGGCGGCCTGCCGGACGCCTCCGCCGGTCCGCCGGCCGGGGAGATCGGTCACCGTCACTTCGTGGCCCACCCCACGCCGGGCGCCGCGGACGATGTGGTGTGGTGGCTGGTGGAGGAGACCGGCCGGCGCCGGGCCGAGGCCGCGCTGAGCCGGGCACGACAGAGATCGGAAGTCCTCGCGGAGGTGTCCAGCACCCTGCTGTCCACGCTCAACGCGCCGCGCTGCATGGAGGTGACCGCCTCCCTGGCCGCGGAACACCTCGCCGACGCGGCCGTGGTCGTCGCTCCGCCGCAGGGCCGGTCCCACCCCCTGACCTTCGCCCGCCGCGGCGGACCGGTCACCCGGACCACGCGGTCGGTCGATGTCGCCGGCGTGCCCGGGCTGGCCGAGGCACTCCAGGGCTTCCCGCCGGTGCCGGCCCGCTGGATCAACCCCGATGACCTGCCCTCCTGGACCGTCCCGGAAGGATTCACCGGGCCGGTGGGGTCCGTGATCGTCGCCCCGCTCCCCGGCCACGGGGTGCCCGCGGGGGCGCTGATCCTGCTGCGCTCGGGCACCGAGCAGGTGTTCACCGAGGGCGAGGAGAGCTTCGCCCGCCTCTTCGCCGCCCGCGCCGGCGCCGCGCTGTCCGCGGCCCGCCTGTACAGCGAACAGGCCGCCATCACCGCCACGTTGCTGCGGGACCTGCTGCCCCCGGCGCTGAGCGACGTGCACGGGGTCGAGTACGCCGGCGGCTACCGCGCCGCGCAGGACCACGACCGGGTCGGCGGTGACTTCTACGACGTTCACCCCGGGGCGGACCCCGGCGAGGAGACCCTCGTCGTCCTGGGCGACGTCGCCGGCAAGGGCCTGGACGCGGCGGTGCTCACCGGCAAGATACGCAACACCCTGCACGCCCTGCTGCCGCTGGCCCAGGACCACCAACGCGTCCTCAACCTGCTCAACGGCGCCCTGCTCAGCTCCCACCACAAGCGCTTCGCCACCCTCGTGCTCGCCTCGGTCCGCCGGCACGGAGACCGCACGCGGATACGGATGACCAGCGCGGGTCACCTCCCGCCCCTCATCATCCGGACCGACGGCACGGTGGAGGAGGCGCCCACCCGGGGCACCCTGGTGGGCGCCCTGCCCACCGTCACGGCGCACACGGTCCACACCGAGCTGGGTCCCGGGGAGACGTGCCTGCTCTACACCGACGGCATCACCGAGGCCCGTGGCGGCCCGCTGGGTGACGACATGTTCGGCGAGGACCGGCTGCGGCAGGCCCTCTCCGAATGCGCGGGCATGCCGCCGGAGGCGGTGGTGGAACGGGTGCGGATGCTGGTGGCCCAGTGGCTGGGCACGGGCCGCCACGACGACATCGCCGCCGTGGCCATCAGCGCGCGGCCGGCCGGCCCGCCCGCCGGCGACGGGCCGGCCGGCGGTCCGCCGAGGAGGAGCGCGTGA
- a CDS encoding winged helix-turn-helix transcriptional regulator has translation MSLTHTGVTGPADLAPCGHEDHPDCGIRDVLDRIGDKWSVLVIVELAGGPRRFRELQRAIDGISQRMLTLTVRRLERDGLVLRTVRPTVPPQVDYRLTGTGADLTHLVKALADWSLAHRAGIAEARRAYDLAHPGHDIR, from the coding sequence ATGTCACTCACGCACACCGGGGTAACCGGCCCCGCCGACCTCGCCCCCTGCGGCCACGAGGACCACCCCGACTGCGGCATCCGCGACGTCCTGGACCGCATCGGCGACAAGTGGTCGGTGCTCGTGATCGTCGAACTCGCCGGCGGCCCGCGGCGGTTCCGCGAACTGCAACGCGCCATCGACGGCATCTCCCAGCGCATGCTCACCCTCACCGTGCGCAGGCTCGAACGCGACGGCCTGGTGCTGCGCACGGTCCGTCCGACCGTCCCGCCCCAGGTCGACTACCGCCTGACCGGGACCGGGGCCGATCTGACCCACCTGGTGAAGGCACTCGCCGACTGGTCGCTCGCCCACCGTGCCGGCATCGCCGAGGCGCGGCGCGCGTACGATCTGGCCCACCCCGGCCACGACATCCGCTGA
- a CDS encoding helix-turn-helix transcriptional regulator, whose translation MRADRLVSLVLLLRRRGRLTADTLARELEVSTRTVLRDIEALSAAGVPVYAERGRHGGFELLPGFRTELTGLNHDETLALLTAHSRRGRQTFGLGSALTSALRKVVDALPESHQATASEAARRFLVEPATDLLSRRPATEEVPGTTMAEIRRSVLAGHRLRIHYAATGQAPRWRTVDPIGLVTVRDRSYLLATRSGADRTYRLSRVLAAAELPEPAQRPDAVDLDRIWRERCAQFLSEDHITVLVRVNAERREDLLNTVVAVRTALPDADGRLRMEVTYQDLRHAEWGLWQLGTDAEALAPASLRAALHRRAAAMAARYRTTVPGPDGNEPP comes from the coding sequence ATGCGCGCCGATCGGCTTGTCTCGCTGGTCCTGCTGCTGCGCCGGCGCGGTCGGCTGACCGCGGACACACTGGCCCGGGAACTGGAGGTGTCCACCCGGACCGTGCTGCGCGACATCGAGGCGCTGTCCGCGGCCGGCGTCCCGGTCTACGCCGAACGTGGCCGGCACGGCGGGTTCGAGCTGCTGCCCGGATTCCGCACCGAGCTCACCGGACTGAACCACGACGAGACCCTGGCCCTGCTGACCGCCCACTCCAGGCGCGGCCGGCAGACGTTCGGCCTCGGCTCGGCCCTCACCTCGGCCCTGCGCAAGGTGGTGGACGCCCTCCCCGAGAGCCATCAGGCGACCGCGAGCGAGGCGGCCCGGCGCTTTCTCGTCGAGCCGGCGACCGACCTGCTCTCACGCCGGCCGGCCACCGAGGAGGTGCCCGGCACGACGATGGCCGAGATCCGGCGCTCGGTCCTCGCCGGACACCGGCTGCGCATCCACTACGCGGCCACCGGCCAGGCCCCGCGGTGGCGCACGGTGGACCCCATCGGCCTGGTCACGGTGCGCGACCGGAGTTACCTGCTGGCCACCCGGTCCGGTGCGGACCGCACCTACCGGCTGTCGCGGGTGCTGGCCGCGGCGGAACTCCCCGAACCGGCACAGCGGCCGGACGCGGTCGACCTGGACCGGATCTGGCGGGAACGCTGTGCGCAGTTCCTCTCCGAGGACCACATCACCGTGCTGGTACGGGTGAACGCCGAGCGTCGGGAGGACCTGCTGAACACCGTGGTGGCCGTACGCACCGCACTCCCCGACGCGGACGGCCGGCTGCGGATGGAGGTGACGTACCAGGATCTGCGGCACGCCGAGTGGGGGCTGTGGCAACTCGGCACGGATGCGGAGGCCCTGGCCCCGGCGTCCCTGCGCGCCGCCCTGCACCGCCGCGCCGCCGCGATGGCCGCCCGCTACCGGACCACGGTGCCCGGTCCGGACGGCAACGAGCCCCCGTGA
- a CDS encoding ABC transporter ATP-binding protein, giving the protein MIRVLLSVLGHRYSRPLRRTLALMTAAAVVEGLSYALLVPVLRELLGDTPEDAWPWLGAFGAAVAAFAVLRYLGDLSGFRVGTALLRGVYHRLGDHLARLPIGWFGPARVGEVSALAGQGVLQAMSVIAHLLAPFVSAAVTPLTIVAVILACDWRLGLVALAAVPLVAVIQVLTARATAAEDAERAARDREATGRVVEYLRAQPVLRAGGRTTERFGLLDDALRQVRRAARRSTLSTLPGALGLTLTVQAVFTAVLALGAYLALDGDVGAAELLTVLVLAARCADPLLSLAELGGKLRGARGELARLDAVLRTEPLPQAARPVRPAGHGVEFASVTFRRGGRTVFDGLSLSVPQGQRLAVVGPSGAGKTTLLHLLARFHDVDGGAVRVGGADVREIGTPELMAHFAIVFQDVYLFDGTIEENVRLGRPGATGAEVRAAAAAARLDEVVERLPEGWATRVGEGGARLSGGERQRVSIARALLKDAPIVLLDEVTSALDPVGEAAVHAGVERLMAGRTVVMVAHRMRTVQHADRIVFLDSGRVVEDGTHQELLRRGGRYADFWDLSLAPSADG; this is encoded by the coding sequence ATGATCCGCGTACTGCTGTCCGTACTGGGCCACCGGTACTCCCGCCCGCTGCGCCGCACCCTCGCACTGATGACGGCGGCCGCGGTCGTCGAGGGCCTGTCCTACGCGCTGCTGGTGCCCGTGCTGCGGGAACTGCTCGGCGACACGCCCGAGGACGCCTGGCCGTGGCTGGGCGCGTTCGGGGCCGCGGTGGCGGCCTTCGCCGTGCTGCGGTACCTCGGCGACCTGTCGGGATTCCGCGTCGGGACCGCGCTGCTGCGCGGGGTGTACCACCGCCTGGGGGACCATCTGGCCCGGCTGCCGATCGGCTGGTTCGGCCCCGCCCGAGTCGGCGAGGTGTCCGCGCTGGCCGGTCAGGGGGTGCTCCAGGCGATGAGTGTGATCGCGCACCTGCTGGCACCGTTCGTCTCCGCAGCCGTGACGCCGCTGACGATCGTCGCCGTGATCCTCGCCTGTGACTGGCGGCTGGGGCTGGTCGCGCTGGCCGCGGTCCCCCTGGTGGCGGTGATCCAGGTGCTGACCGCGCGGGCGACGGCCGCCGAGGACGCCGAGCGCGCCGCACGTGACCGCGAGGCCACCGGCCGGGTCGTCGAATACCTGCGGGCCCAGCCGGTGCTGCGCGCCGGCGGCCGGACCACCGAGCGTTTCGGGCTGCTGGACGACGCCCTGCGGCAGGTCCGGCGCGCCGCGCGCCGCTCCACGCTGTCCACGCTGCCCGGTGCGCTGGGGCTGACGCTGACCGTGCAGGCGGTGTTCACCGCCGTGCTGGCGCTGGGCGCGTACCTGGCCCTCGACGGTGACGTCGGGGCCGCGGAGCTGCTGACGGTCCTGGTGCTGGCCGCCCGGTGCGCGGACCCGCTGCTGTCGCTGGCGGAGCTGGGCGGCAAGCTGCGCGGCGCACGGGGTGAACTGGCCCGGCTGGACGCGGTGCTGCGCACCGAGCCGCTGCCCCAGGCGGCCCGCCCGGTACGGCCCGCCGGCCACGGCGTGGAGTTCGCGTCGGTCACCTTCCGCCGCGGCGGGCGCACCGTGTTCGACGGCCTCTCGCTGTCCGTTCCGCAGGGGCAGCGGCTCGCCGTGGTCGGGCCGTCGGGTGCGGGCAAGACCACCCTGCTGCACCTGCTCGCCCGGTTCCACGACGTGGACGGGGGCGCGGTCCGGGTCGGCGGGGCGGACGTCCGCGAGATCGGCACGCCGGAGCTGATGGCGCACTTCGCCATCGTCTTCCAGGACGTGTACCTCTTCGACGGCACCATCGAGGAGAACGTGCGCCTGGGCCGTCCCGGTGCGACCGGCGCCGAGGTGCGGGCGGCCGCGGCCGCGGCCCGCCTGGACGAGGTGGTCGAGCGGCTGCCCGAGGGGTGGGCGACGCGCGTCGGCGAGGGCGGAGCGCGTCTGTCGGGTGGCGAGCGCCAGCGGGTCTCGATCGCCCGCGCCCTGCTGAAGGACGCGCCGATCGTGCTGCTGGACGAGGTCACCTCCGCGCTGGACCCGGTGGGTGAGGCGGCCGTGCACGCCGGTGTCGAGCGTCTGATGGCGGGGCGGACGGTGGTGATGGTGGCGCACCGGATGCGCACCGTCCAGCACGCCGACCGCATCGTCTTCCTCGACTCCGGCCGTGTCGTCGAGGACGGCACCCACCAGGAACTGCTGCGCCGGGGCGGCCGCTACGCCGACTTCTGGGACCTGTCCCTGGCTCCCTCGGCCGACGGGTGA
- a CDS encoding SDR family NAD(P)-dependent oxidoreductase — protein MTQSRVWFITGASRGLGRAFTEAALAVGDRVVAAARDVGPLDGLAGKHPGDLVPLALDVADRQAVFDGVERAAAAFGRLDIVVNNAGGMLYGMVEEATEEQIRAHMDVNFFGAVWVAQAVLPHLRANGGGRLLQITSMGTGGGMATVGFYGAGKAALDSVSEALAMEVERFGIKVTVVQMGGYHTGLFTTGTTATEPLPRYRPLRTEMEAMWGDAVAPEPDTAAPVIMELAALPDPPRRVIVGSQSFDHVLEMHRARTDLYRSWEHLSRMAPG, from the coding sequence GTGACGCAGTCGAGAGTGTGGTTCATCACCGGCGCATCCCGCGGCCTGGGCCGGGCGTTCACCGAGGCCGCCCTGGCCGTCGGCGACCGCGTGGTGGCCGCCGCCCGCGACGTCGGACCGCTGGACGGACTGGCCGGGAAGCACCCCGGCGATCTGGTCCCGCTGGCGCTGGACGTCGCGGACCGTCAGGCGGTGTTCGACGGGGTGGAGCGCGCGGCAGCCGCGTTCGGCAGGCTGGACATCGTCGTCAACAACGCCGGCGGAATGCTCTACGGCATGGTGGAGGAGGCCACCGAGGAGCAGATCCGGGCACACATGGACGTCAACTTCTTCGGGGCGGTATGGGTGGCGCAGGCGGTCCTCCCCCACCTGCGCGCCAACGGCGGGGGACGGCTCCTCCAGATCACCTCGATGGGGACCGGGGGCGGCATGGCCACTGTCGGCTTCTACGGCGCCGGCAAGGCCGCACTGGACTCGGTCAGCGAGGCGCTGGCGATGGAGGTCGAGAGGTTCGGGATCAAGGTCACCGTCGTGCAGATGGGCGGCTACCACACCGGCCTGTTCACCACCGGCACCACCGCCACCGAACCCCTGCCCCGGTACCGGCCCCTGCGCACCGAGATGGAGGCGATGTGGGGCGATGCCGTCGCCCCCGAGCCGGACACCGCCGCTCCGGTCATCATGGAGCTGGCCGCACTGCCCGACCCGCCGCGGCGGGTGATCGTCGGCAGCCAGTCCTTCGATCACGTGCTGGAGATGCACCGCGCCCGGACGGATCTGTACCGGTCCTGGGAGCACCTCAGCCGCATGGCCCCGGGCTGA
- a CDS encoding ABC transporter ATP-binding protein — MTPTELAEARHQATRPPRNTGSAPADASEGHGTAALLRPYAGRFATVVVLQVVGAVAGLAPLLAVVELGRTLLAPGPVDHGNVRLTVVAGAAGLAVRLLCTGAAAAVGHLLDAEVQLALRRRLAAHLGRVPIGWLSRRRGGELAKLVGEDVGAVHPLIAHTPGELVSAFVVPLVSLVYLFTVDWRLTLITLVPVVAAVALVPLMMTPARLREQADFDAAMARIAGSAVEFVQGIAVVKAFGGGESAHREFRDAADDFVAVFRRWVHGISPIAAAMQLLLSPPFVLLTVATGGTALITGGGMAAADLLPFLLLGLGLTAPVAALGHGFDEVQAARRAAARIREVLAVPPLAEPEHPVAPNGHRVELRGVRFAYEPGREVLRGIDLVLEPGTVTALVGPSGSGKSTLVQLLPRFFDPTDGTVRLGGVDLRRLGGRELYRHVSFVFQDVRLLRASVAENIALAVPDADREEVVRAARLAGIHDRVTELPHGYETVLGEEARLSGGEAQRVALARALLSEAPVLVLDEATSFADPHTERAVRRALETLRGDRTVLVIAHRPETIAGADTVAVLEDGVIVEQGRPADLLDAGGRLAGLWHSRHTADPSGEGERRC, encoded by the coding sequence ATGACCCCCACCGAGCTCGCCGAGGCGAGACACCAGGCCACCCGGCCACCGCGGAACACCGGTTCCGCCCCTGCGGACGCCTCCGAGGGGCACGGCACGGCAGCGCTGCTGCGCCCCTACGCGGGACGCTTCGCGACCGTGGTCGTCCTCCAGGTCGTCGGCGCGGTGGCCGGACTGGCGCCGCTGCTGGCGGTCGTCGAGCTGGGCCGCACCCTGCTCGCGCCCGGACCCGTCGATCACGGCAACGTCCGGCTCACCGTGGTCGCCGGCGCGGCCGGCCTGGCCGTCCGGCTGCTGTGCACCGGCGCCGCGGCGGCGGTCGGCCACCTGCTCGACGCGGAGGTCCAGCTGGCCCTCCGCCGGCGGCTCGCCGCCCACCTAGGGCGGGTGCCGATCGGCTGGCTCTCCCGCCGCCGCGGCGGTGAACTGGCCAAGCTGGTGGGCGAGGACGTCGGCGCCGTGCACCCGCTCATCGCCCACACCCCCGGCGAGCTGGTCTCCGCCTTCGTCGTCCCGCTGGTGTCGCTGGTCTACCTGTTCACCGTGGACTGGCGGCTGACGCTGATCACCCTGGTCCCGGTGGTCGCGGCGGTGGCGCTGGTCCCGCTGATGATGACCCCGGCCCGGCTGCGCGAGCAGGCCGACTTCGACGCGGCGATGGCGCGGATCGCCGGCTCCGCCGTGGAGTTCGTCCAGGGCATCGCGGTGGTCAAGGCCTTCGGCGGGGGCGAGAGCGCCCACCGCGAGTTCCGCGACGCCGCCGACGACTTCGTCGCCGTCTTCCGCCGCTGGGTGCACGGGATCTCCCCGATCGCCGCCGCGATGCAACTGCTCCTCTCACCCCCGTTCGTCCTCCTCACCGTGGCCACCGGCGGCACGGCGCTGATCACCGGCGGCGGGATGGCCGCGGCCGATCTGCTGCCGTTCCTGCTGCTGGGGCTGGGGCTGACCGCCCCGGTGGCGGCGCTCGGGCACGGTTTCGACGAGGTGCAGGCCGCCCGTCGCGCGGCCGCCCGGATCCGGGAGGTGCTCGCCGTGCCGCCGCTCGCGGAACCGGAACACCCGGTCGCCCCGAACGGCCACCGGGTGGAGCTGCGCGGCGTCCGCTTCGCCTACGAACCCGGCCGCGAGGTGCTGCGCGGCATCGACCTGGTGCTGGAACCCGGCACGGTCACCGCGCTCGTCGGCCCGTCGGGGAGCGGCAAGTCCACCCTGGTGCAACTGCTGCCGCGGTTCTTCGACCCCACCGACGGCACGGTCCGGCTCGGTGGCGTCGATCTGCGCCGGCTGGGCGGCCGGGAGCTGTACCGGCACGTCTCCTTCGTGTTCCAGGACGTCCGGCTGCTGCGTGCCTCGGTCGCGGAGAACATCGCGCTGGCGGTGCCGGACGCGGACCGGGAGGAGGTGGTGCGTGCCGCCCGGCTGGCCGGCATCCACGACCGCGTCACCGAACTCCCGCACGGCTACGAGACGGTCCTGGGCGAGGAGGCCCGGCTGTCGGGCGGTGAGGCGCAGCGGGTCGCGCTCGCCCGCGCGCTGCTGTCCGAGGCTCCCGTCCTGGTGCTCGACGAGGCGACGTCCTTCGCCGACCCGCACACCGAACGGGCGGTGCGCCGGGCCCTGGAGACGCTGCGCGGGGACCGGACGGTCCTGGTCATCGCCCACCGCCCGGAGACCATCGCCGGCGCCGACACCGTCGCGGTGCTGGAGGACGGGGTGATCGTCGAACAGGGCCGGCCCGCCGACCTGCTCGACGCCGGTGGCAGGCTCGCCGGTCTGTGGCACTCCCGGCACACCGCGGACCCCTCGGGGGAAGGTGAGCGGCGGTGCTGA
- a CDS encoding RidA family protein: MERTAVNPVTWSVEMGFNQGEVVSGHSRTLYCSGQTAMSDEGRPQHDGDMAAQLALSLDNLEAVLGAAGMSLANLVRLNVYTTDVDQLFPHYGVLASRLGAAGVAPATTMLEVRRLAVPGQMIELEGTAVD; the protein is encoded by the coding sequence ATGGAACGAACGGCGGTCAACCCGGTGACGTGGTCCGTGGAGATGGGGTTCAACCAGGGCGAAGTCGTCTCCGGGCACAGCCGGACCCTGTACTGCTCCGGGCAGACCGCGATGAGCGACGAGGGCAGGCCGCAGCACGACGGCGACATGGCCGCGCAGCTGGCGTTGAGCCTGGACAACCTGGAGGCCGTGCTCGGTGCGGCCGGCATGTCGCTGGCCAATCTCGTCCGGCTCAACGTCTACACCACCGACGTCGACCAGCTGTTCCCGCACTACGGCGTGCTGGCGTCGCGGCTGGGCGCCGCCGGGGTGGCACCGGCCACCACGATGCTGGAGGTGAGGCGGCTGGCCGTCCCCGGTCAGATGATCGAGCTGGAGGGAACCGCCGTCGACTGA
- a CDS encoding GNAT family N-acetyltransferase codes for MNITLRRVGEQDFPLLRRWLREPHVKRWWNHETTAEAVARDFGPAARGEEPSEDLLAFLEDRPVGLVQRSRLCDYPDYLAELAAVVPVPDGAMTVDYLIGDPRLTGRGIGTAVIRSVIGRTWVEHPGAPCVLVPVVAANRPSWRALERAGLRRVGVGDLEPDNPVDDRTHYLYRVDRPAAGT; via the coding sequence ATGAACATAACCTTGCGTCGGGTCGGGGAACAGGACTTCCCGCTGCTGCGCAGGTGGCTCCGAGAGCCCCATGTGAAGCGTTGGTGGAATCACGAGACCACGGCGGAAGCGGTGGCGCGCGACTTCGGTCCCGCAGCGCGGGGCGAGGAGCCCTCGGAGGACCTCCTCGCGTTCCTCGAAGACCGTCCGGTCGGTCTCGTACAGCGTTCCCGCCTGTGCGACTACCCCGATTACCTGGCCGAGCTCGCGGCCGTCGTCCCCGTGCCCGACGGGGCGATGACCGTCGACTACCTGATCGGCGATCCCCGCCTGACCGGCCGGGGCATCGGGACGGCGGTGATCCGCTCCGTCATCGGGCGCACCTGGGTCGAGCACCCGGGCGCCCCGTGCGTTCTCGTCCCGGTGGTGGCGGCCAACCGCCCTTCCTGGCGGGCGCTCGAACGGGCAGGGCTGCGCCGGGTCGGGGTCGGGGACCTGGAGCCGGACAACCCGGTCGACGACCGGACCCATTACCTCTACCGCGTCGACCGGCCGGCGGCCGGCACCTGA